Below is a genomic region from Sphingopyxis terrae subsp. terrae NBRC 15098.
GATGATCGTGATGATCGCGTGGGCCATGCTGTTCGGCGCGCTTGCCGACGGCGCCTTTGCGTGGATCACCACCGGTCAGCCGCAGATCGAGGCGACGCCGGCCTATATCGGCGGCGTCTTCTATCTCGGCGTCATTGCGAGCGCAGTGACCTTTCCGCTCTATTTCGGCGTCATCCGCGCGGTGGGGCCGGGCCAGGCGGCGTGGTCGAGCGTGCTCATACCGATCATCGCGATGGGCTTTTCGACCGCGCTCGAGGGGTATCACTGGGCGCCGCTGTCGATCGCGGGCGGCGCGGTCGCGCTTGTCGGACTGGTGATCGCGGTCGCGAAACGGCCTGCCAAACCCTCCGTCAGCGGCAATATGGTGTCGATGCCGGTCGAGAGCGACTAGCCCGCGCTGATCCGTTCGATATCGGCGCCGACCGCCTGCAGCTTTTCCTCCAGCCGCTCATAGCCGCGGTCGAGGTGATAGACGCGGTTGACCTCGGTCTGGCCCTGCGCCGCCAGCCCCGCGATGATCAGGCTCATCGATGCGCGCAGGTCGGTCGCCATCACCGGCGCGCCGACCAGATGATCGACGCCGCGGACGATCGCGGTGCGGCCCTTGACCTGGATGTCGCAGCCCATGCGCGCGAGTTCGGGGACGTGCATGTAGCGGTTTTCAAAGATCGTCTCGGTGAACAGCGAGGCGCCCGTACCGAGCGTCGCCATCGCCATGAACTGCGCCTGCATGTCGGTGGCAAAGCCGGGGTAGGGCGCGGTCGATAGCGTGACGGGCTCGGCGCGGCCGTCCATAGCGACGCGGATCCCGGCCTTGGTCGTCTCGACCGTCGCACCGGCTTCGCGCAGCGCGGCGAGCGTCGCTTCCATCTCGTCGGCCTTGGCACCGACCAGTTCGACATCGCCCTGGGTGATCACCGCGGCGCAGGCGTAGCTGCCCGCCTCGATGCGGTCGGCCATCACGCGATAGGTCGCGCCATGCAGGCGGTCGACGCCTTCGATCGTCAGCGTTTCGGTCCCGATGCCGTCGATATGCGCGCCCATCGCGACCAGGCAGTTGCACAGATCGACGATCTCGGGCTCGCGCGCGGCGTTTTCGAGAACGCAGGTGCCCTTGGCGAGAACTGCCGCCATCACCGCATTTTCGGTCGCGCCGACCGAGACGACGGGGAAGGTGAACTTGCCGCCGGCAAGGCGCCCGCCGGGGGCGACGGCCTTCACATAGCCCGACGCGAGCTCGATCTCGGCGCCGAACGCTTCCAGCGCCTTCAGATGCAGGTCGATCGGGCGATTGCCGATGGCGCAGCCGCCCGGCAGCGACACGGTGGCTTCGCCCGCGCGCGCGAGCAGCGGGCCGAGCACGAGGATCGACGCGCGCATCTTGCGGACGATGTCATAGGGTGCGACGGTCGAGGTCAGCGTCGTCGCGCGCGCGGTCATCACGCGGCCGAAATCCTCGGGCCGCGATCCTTCGATCGTCGTCGAACAGCCGAGCTGGTTGAGCAGATGCCCGAAGCCATCGACGTCGGCGAGCCGCGGCAGGTTGCGCAGGGTCAGCGGCTCGTCGGTCAGCAGCGCACAGGGTAGAAGGGTGAGCGCGGCGTTCTTGGCGCCCGAGATGGGGATACGGCCCTTGAGTCGCTGGCCGCCGCGAATGACGATCTGATCCATCGGGCGTCTTTAGCGGATGCGTGGGTGCGTGCAAGCGGATGCGGTGGTCGGGTTGCGACCGAAGTACGATATTTACGGCATCGTCATCCCGGACTTGCACCCCGGCTTGCGCCGGCGAACGCAAGGCGATTTGCCGCAACGTCCGCTCTCCAACCCAATGCCGCCAATCCGCCAAACGCCGCCGCAGTCGCCACCGACCCGCCATTTGTTGCAGCTTGCCAGCGGCGCCGCGCTCGGCCAGACGGTTTTGAAATGAAACCAGAGGAGCGATGCATGAGCGGCGATTTCGATCAGGTGCGGGTCAGGCTGGCGACGGGGGTCGAACTCGACGTTGTTGATATGGGGCCGCGCGATGCGCCGGTGCTGATATTCCTCCACGGCTTTCCCGAATCGCACCGCACCTGGCGCTTTCAGCTGCCGCATTTCGCGCAGCATTTCCGCTGCATCGCGCCCGATCAGCGCGGCTATCGCGGGTCGTCGAAGCCGCAGGACGCCGCCTCCTACACCCCCGACAAGCTGATCGCCGATATCTTTGCGCTCGCCGACGCGCTGGACGTCGGCGATTTTACGGTCGTCGGGCATGATTGGGGTGGGGCGATCGCGTGGGGCGTGGCGCTCGGCGGTCAGCCAGGAGGGCTGCATCCCGAATGGTCGGGCCGCGTCACGCGGGCGGTCATCGCCAATGCGCCGCACCCTGCGATCTTTCAGCGCCTGCTGCTGACCAATGCCGAGCAGCGCGCCGCGAGCCAGTATATCCGCACCTTCCGCGATCCTGCCAGCGATGCGATTATCGAGGAGCATGGCATCGCGGGCATCCTTGCCCATGCCTTTGCGGGCAGGGTGCCGAGCGGCGGGATCCAGCCGCCCGACGAGATCGCCCGGCTGCTCAAGGATTGGGAGGATCGCGACACCTGCCGCGCAATGATCAACTGGTATCGCGGTTCGCCCGCCAATGTGCCCGCAATGGACGACCCCTATGCCGAGCCGCCCGCGATGCCTTTTCCGAAGCTGACGATCCCGACGCTGGTCGTCTGGGCGCTCGACGATGTCGCGCTGCCCCCGTGCAATCTCGACGGGATCGAAGAACTGGTGCCCGATATCTCCATCGTGAAGGTGCCGGGCTGCGGCCATTTTGTGCCTTGGGAAGCGCCCGATGCGGTCAACGCCGCGATGGACGAATTTCTCGCCGCAAACTGACCCGCGTCGCCGTTTAGCGGAGCCCGAAAAACGGCGGACGACTATAACAGTCGCCCGCCGGAGGGGTCGGTTTTGGGGTGCACCTTCAGTCCGTCCACTGGTTTGCGACCCAAAAACTGAAGGTGCGATTTAACCATAGATTTGGCCTATATTGCAGGCTTTCAGATTCTCCCGCATTCGGCATATTCGCTGGATGAACGCGGGAGAAGTCAGGGCAATCGCCAAGGTCGACCGGATCGACGGCCCGAGCAGTTGGACGGTGTCTGGCGATTGTCACATGCTGATCCTTTACGAAGCGGGCAGCTACCACTGGCTCGAGACCTGGCTCGACGGACGGCGAACATCGCTTGGCGATCCGATCCCCGGCGAAATGTGGCTGGCGCCCTTCGGTCACGAATATCGTGCGACGGCGCAGGGCGGCGCGGTGCGTAGCATCGAGGTCGAAATTCCGCACCACCGGCTCGCCGTTTCGCCCCATGCGCGGGCGATCGCGGGGCATGACGATCCGGCGATGGCGGCGCTCGCCCGCGCGCTCGCGGCGGGCGATGCCCAGGCGGGCGACGCGCTCATCGCCGCGATCGCCGAACGGCTCGCAACCACGGCAACGCTTCCGGTACAGCCGGGCATCGCGCGGCGCATCGACGATCTGATGCGTTATATCCAGAAGGGCCTCGAAACCCAGCTGTCGGTGCACGAACTTGCCGAGGAAGCCGGCATGTCGGTCAATAATCTGATCGTCCAGTTCGCGCGCGCGACGGGGCGCACGCCGGCGCAATATGTGCTGCATCAGCGGCTGCGCCGCGCCTGCTGGTTTCTGCTTAACCGGCCGCTGAGCGTCGCCGAAATCGCCTTTGCAACCGGCTTTTCGAGTCACGCGCATCTTTGTTCTGTGTTTCGGCGCAGGCTTGCTATGTCTCCCGGCCAGTGGCGCAAACTTATGAAGGGGAGGGCGAGCGTCGATGGCGAGGACCAATCTGTTTCGGGCGCGTGACGCGCACGGCCATGCGCCAGTCACCTATATCGAGCTGTTCTTCGACCTCGTTTTCGTCTTCGCGATAACCCAGCTTTCGCACGGTCTGCTCGCGCATCTGTCGCTGATGGGGGCGTTGCAGGCGCTGATCCTGCTGTTCGCGGTCTGGTGGGTGTGGATTTACACGACCTGGGTTGCGAACTGGCTCAACCCCGACCGCGCCAATGTCCGCCTGATGCTGATCCTGCTGATGCTCGCGGGGCTCGCGCTGTCGAGTGCCATTCCCTACGCGTTCGGCAAGAATGGCTGGCTGTTCGCCGCCGCTTATTGTTCGATGCAATTGGGGCGGTCGCTTTATGTCGTCTGGGCAAGCTGGGGGATCCACGACGGGCGCGCACGCAATTTCGCGCGCATCGCCTTCTGGTCGCTGCTCACCCTGCCCCTGTGGATCGCGGGCTGCTTCGCCGATGCCGAGGTGCGGATGCTGTGCTGGGCGGCGGCGCTCGCCATCGAATATGCCGGTCCCTTCGCCTTTTTTGCGACGCCAGGGCTGGGCCGGTCGAACGCGGCTGACTGGGACATCGCCGGGGCGCATATGGCCGAACGCTGCGCGCTGTTCATCATCATTGCGCTGGGTGAGGGGGTGCTCGTCACCGGCGCGACCTTTGCGACGTTGCCACAGGACGCGCTCCACTGGACGGCTTTCGTGACCTGCTTCCTGGGCAGCGCGGCGCTGTGGTGGCTCTATTTCGACACCGGCGCGGTGCGCGGGAGCAAGCTGATCGAGGTGAGCGGCGACGCCGGCCTTCTCGCGCGCAACGCCTATACCTATTGGCATATCCCGATCGTCGCGGGGCTCGTCGTCTCGGCGGTCGCCGACGAAATGCTGCTCGCCCACCCCAAGGGGCATATCGAGCCGGCCTATCTCGCCGTTGCCGTCGGCGGCGCGCTGCTCTTCCTCGTCGGCAATATGGGGTTCAAGCGCGCGACGAACGATCGGCCGCTGCCGCCCTTTTCGCATATGCTCGGCTGCGCGCTGCTGCTCGCGATCGGCGCCGCGGCCTGGTTCGGCCATTGGCAGCCGCTGACGCTCGGCATGGGAATTTTCGGCGCGCTGTTGTTCACCGCGATCTGGGAATGGGGATCGCTCAACGGCGGCTGGCAGCGCTGGGCGCCCGGGCTCGGCCGCTTGTTCGGCGCCGATCCCGATGCCTAGCCGGATGTTTCAGGGGAGGAATCCATGTCGCACACCATGATCATGCTCATCGCCGCGCTGGCCCTGCTGGTCCTGCTACGCCTGTCCATTCGCGATGCCGCCCGCGCGACCGGCTTTTTCTGGTCCTGTGGTTGGTCGTATCGGTCGCCAATCTGCTCTTCGGCGTGCTTTCCGCCGGCTATGGCTGGGACGAGGAGGCGACGGTGTGGCTGCTCGTCTTCGGCGTCCCCGCGGCTTTCGCGCTGATCACGAAGCGGTTCAGGGTGCGGGATTGATCAGGCAGCCATTGGCGCCG
It encodes:
- the murA gene encoding UDP-N-acetylglucosamine 1-carboxyvinyltransferase — translated: MDQIVIRGGQRLKGRIPISGAKNAALTLLPCALLTDEPLTLRNLPRLADVDGFGHLLNQLGCSTTIEGSRPEDFGRVMTARATTLTSTVAPYDIVRKMRASILVLGPLLARAGEATVSLPGGCAIGNRPIDLHLKALEAFGAEIELASGYVKAVAPGGRLAGGKFTFPVVSVGATENAVMAAVLAKGTCVLENAAREPEIVDLCNCLVAMGAHIDGIGTETLTIEGVDRLHGATYRVMADRIEAGSYACAAVITQGDVELVGAKADEMEATLAALREAGATVETTKAGIRVAMDGRAEPVTLSTAPYPGFATDMQAQFMAMATLGTGASLFTETIFENRYMHVPELARMGCDIQVKGRTAIVRGVDHLVGAPVMATDLRASMSLIIAGLAAQGQTEVNRVYHLDRGYERLEEKLQAVGADIERISAG
- a CDS encoding alpha/beta fold hydrolase; the encoded protein is MSGDFDQVRVRLATGVELDVVDMGPRDAPVLIFLHGFPESHRTWRFQLPHFAQHFRCIAPDQRGYRGSSKPQDAASYTPDKLIADIFALADALDVGDFTVVGHDWGGAIAWGVALGGQPGGLHPEWSGRVTRAVIANAPHPAIFQRLLLTNAEQRAASQYIRTFRDPASDAIIEEHGIAGILAHAFAGRVPSGGIQPPDEIARLLKDWEDRDTCRAMINWYRGSPANVPAMDDPYAEPPAMPFPKLTIPTLVVWALDDVALPPCNLDGIEELVPDISIVKVPGCGHFVPWEAPDAVNAAMDEFLAAN
- a CDS encoding AraC family transcriptional regulator, encoding MNAGEVRAIAKVDRIDGPSSWTVSGDCHMLILYEAGSYHWLETWLDGRRTSLGDPIPGEMWLAPFGHEYRATAQGGAVRSIEVEIPHHRLAVSPHARAIAGHDDPAMAALARALAAGDAQAGDALIAAIAERLATTATLPVQPGIARRIDDLMRYIQKGLETQLSVHELAEEAGMSVNNLIVQFARATGRTPAQYVLHQRLRRACWFLLNRPLSVAEIAFATGFSSHAHLCSVFRRRLAMSPGQWRKLMKGRASVDGEDQSVSGA
- a CDS encoding low temperature requirement protein A, encoding MARTNLFRARDAHGHAPVTYIELFFDLVFVFAITQLSHGLLAHLSLMGALQALILLFAVWWVWIYTTWVANWLNPDRANVRLMLILLMLAGLALSSAIPYAFGKNGWLFAAAYCSMQLGRSLYVVWASWGIHDGRARNFARIAFWSLLTLPLWIAGCFADAEVRMLCWAAALAIEYAGPFAFFATPGLGRSNAADWDIAGAHMAERCALFIIIALGEGVLVTGATFATLPQDALHWTAFVTCFLGSAALWWLYFDTGAVRGSKLIEVSGDAGLLARNAYTYWHIPIVAGLVVSAVADEMLLAHPKGHIEPAYLAVAVGGALLFLVGNMGFKRATNDRPLPPFSHMLGCALLLAIGAAAWFGHWQPLTLGMGIFGALLFTAIWEWGSLNGGWQRWAPGLGRLFGADPDA